The Bubalus bubalis isolate 160015118507 breed Murrah chromosome 2, NDDB_SH_1, whole genome shotgun sequence genome includes the window ggcaagaacactgaagtgggttgccatttccttctccaatacatgaaagtgaaaagtgaaagtgaagtcgctcagtcatgtccgactcttcgcgaccccatggactgcagcctactaggctcctctgtccatgggattttccacgcaaaagtactggagtggggtgctatcatTTATCCCTACTTCCTATTTATTTACAGAGTCAGTACCTAGTGCAATTCTTGGTTGTGGTAAACACCCAAGAAATACTCTGAATAAATGATTTGATTCGTCTTCTGTTGGGCAAGGTCAGTATTATATCTTTAGCTCTCTACACTATGACTTTTCCATCTAATTCATGACTTTGCTGGCCATTTTTTTATCcacaatattctttttatttcactctttacatctttgtttctcaaagtgtgtATCAGAGGGTTAAAACTGGGTGTGACAATGGTATAAAAGAGAGTAAGGAATTTCCCATTTTGTGAGGTGCTAGTTTGCGGCTTCGTGTACATATAAATGATTGTTCCATAAAACAGAGATACTACTGTGAGGTGGGAACCACATGTATTAAGAATCTTTCGGCACCTTGCTGCTGACTTGATTCTCATGACAGCTTGAGTGATAACTCCATATGAGATGAGAATTAGTGACAGAGGTACTAGAAGAAATACCACTccaaaagcaaagacaacaaCTTCAATTACTTTTGAATAGACACAAGCCATCTTGATCAATGCTGGCATCTCACAGAAAAAGTTATCCACCTCCCGGTGCCCACATCTTGGCAGCTTCAAAGTCAAAGAGCAAACAGTTAAGGCACTGCCAAGACCACCTAACCAGGCAATCAACACCATCTTCTGGCAAAGCTCAGGGTGCATTATTACTGTGTAGTGAAGAGGTTGACAGACAGCAGCATAGCGGTCATAAGCCATTACAGCCAAGAGAAGACATTCTGTGGCTCCCATGTCAAGGGCAAAGAAGAACTGGAGCACACACCCTCCATATGTAATAGACTTTTTTGGACCCCATAGATTTACCAGCATCTGGGGGATAATGCTAGTTGTGTAACAGAGGTCCACAAAAGACAAATTGGATAAGAAGAAATACATGGGCATATGGAGCTGGGTGTCTAGGTAAGATACAAGAATGATCGTTGTGTTTCCTACCAGTGTTATAATATAGAAGATGAAGACAACCACAGAGATGATGTGTTCCAATTGGGGCCGATCAGAAAAGCCCAGCAGGATGAAGTCTGTTGTGGAACTTCCATTGCTGGTTCCCATTGTTCCTTTTGAAAAACCAGGGAGCTATACCATGGTAAGAAAACATAGTGTCAGCCTTAGGTACTCTGAAGTTTGTCATGAATACCCAAAGGAAACTTATTTGCATGCTTTCTCCTAGTTTGGAACACCTCTTAACATATCTGCTGTGTTCGTTTTCCAAAATCTCTACCTATTTCATTATATCCatagtggttttattttatttttttatttgccaCACCATGTGGATTCCAgtatcttagttccttgaccagggattgagcctgggacCCCAAGAGTTAAAACGtggatcctaaccactggattgctagGGTATTCCCCAGAATGCTTTGACCACTGAGtcacacaaatatttttcttacaaagCTGTTGAATTTATGGTGAAAGTTAAGTGACATTTTCCTGGGGTAAGCTCTACTTTTGCTAAGAGAATCACTTTCTATATTCACTTTCAAACATCTACATCTCAATTGTTATAATTGTAATCATAATTATCATCACAACCAGCACCCTCCTCCTCTTTTCCCCCTCTTTAACATTACACTGTTGTTCTTGTATTAATTTTGATGTTCTTTACTATCCTGCCCTTTTTTTGTGCATGTATTTTTGGTGGCAGATAAAAGTCCTTAGTACTATTAAACTTTATTCACATGTACAGAGGCTGTATAATTCTTTGAACACCTTTATGAATGTTATTACACCATTTAAGTAGCCTTATTGATTTGTTGCAGAGTTAAAAGTTGAATTAATTCCAAAAGGTTTTGG containing:
- the LOC102412413 gene encoding putative olfactory receptor 2W6 gives rise to the protein MGTSNGSSTTDFILLGFSDRPQLEHIISVVVFIFYIITLVGNTTIILVSYLDTQLHMPMYFFLSNLSFVDLCYTTSIIPQMLVNLWGPKKSITYGGCVLQFFFALDMGATECLLLAVMAYDRYAAVCQPLHYTVIMHPELCQKMVLIAWLGGLGSALTVCSLTLKLPRCGHREVDNFFCEMPALIKMACVYSKVIEVVVFAFGVVFLLVPLSLILISYGVITQAVMRIKSAARCRKILNTCGSHLTVVSLFYGTIIYMYTKPQTSTSQNGKFLTLFYTIVTPSFNPLIHTLRNKDVKSEIKRILWIKKWPAKS